A stretch of the Meles meles chromosome 19, mMelMel3.1 paternal haplotype, whole genome shotgun sequence genome encodes the following:
- the SYCE1L gene encoding synaptonemal complex central element protein 1-like, with the protein MENGRLEPLKMEPPELVKEAEEAEEQTKPLTTAEDLLALVKRLQKEGSLEPQIEDLINRINELQQAKKKSSEELGEAQALWETLHRELDSLNGEKMHLEEVLSKKQEALRILQLHCQRRERGAQKKSMLQEFTEQISIPNSQVTENCTEKQLGLHVEEQLETVMGQHKDLWEFHVLKQRLAWEIRALQSSKEQLLAEEKLARAKLEEVELQLSSPPEVGNARAVNDGLRAELEKFGGQGSAQIHCTPKDGASKREACPERPGALSEDLEPPPEQ; encoded by the exons AGCAGACCAAGCCTTTGACGACGGCTGAAGACCTGCTGGCATTGGTGAAAAGGCTGCAGAAAG AGGGAAGCCTGGAGCCACAGATTGAAGACCTGATTAACCGGATTAATGAGCTTCAGCAAG caaagaagaaatccagtgAGGAACTGGGAGAAGCCCAAGCTCTCTGGGAGACCCTGCATAGGGAACTGGACTCCC TGAATGGAGAGAAAATGCACCTAGAGGAGGTCTTGAGCAAGAAGCAAG AGGCACTGAGGATCCTCCAGCTGCACTGCCAGAGGAGGGAACGTGGAGCTCAGAA GAAGAGCATGTTGCAGGAGTTCACAGAGCAAATTTCAATCCCTAACTCTCAGGTCACAGAGAACTGCACAGAGAAGCAGCTGGG GTTACACGTTGAAGAACAGCTGGAGACTGTGATGGGCCAGCACAAGGACCTCTGGGAATTCCAC GTGTTGAAGCAGCGACTGGCCTGGGAGATACGCGCCCTGCAGAGCAGCAAAGAGCAGTTGCTCGCTGAAG AGAAACTGGCGCGGGCCAAGCTAGAGGAGGTGGAGCTGCAGCTGAGTTCGCCACCCGAGGTCGGGAACGCCCGGGCGGTGAATGATGG GCTGAGGGCGGAGCTGGAGAAATTCGGGGGCCAGGGTTCTGCCCAAATTCATTGCACGCCAAAGGACGGGGCCTCCAAAAGAGAG GCCTGCCCCGAGCGCCCCGGCGCCCTCAGCGAGGACCTGGAGCCGCCCCCAGAGCAATAG